Genomic window (Akkermansiaceae bacterium):
CTCTGAAAGGCAACCACGAGGTGATGATGGTAAACGCCCGTGACTCGGAGCAGGAGCGCTACTTCTGGCTCCTCAACGGTGGTGAGGCCACGCTCGATTCATTTCGAGCCGCCAACCTTAAATACATCGATCCTGTTTACTGGGATTTTATTGCATCCTGCGGGAGGTATTACGAGACCGGGCATCACATCATCGCCCACGCAGGTCTCGAGCCGGAAACCGATCTTGCTCTGCAGGATGACCGCAACCTTTACTGGCGCCGCATCCTCGAAACAGAACCCCACAAATCAGGGAAAACCCTCGTCTGTGGCCACACCCCTCAAAAAAATGGCGTCCCCCTCGTTCTCGACCACGCCATCTGCATCGATACCTTTGCTTGTGGCGGTGGATGGCTGACCTGCCTTGACCTCAATACCCATCAATATTGGCAGGCGAACCAAAAGGGAGAAACCCGTAAAAACACACTGGATTGAACCGTATTCCAAGCGTGTCATTCCAAGCGTTTCAATCATTTGGGATTGGCATTTAATTTTTTAACCCTAGAAGAATCCCGTGACTGAGTTTCAAACCGACGACCTTCGTATCAGCAAAATCAAACCGCTGATCTCTCCCGCTGTCCTGTCCCACCATCTGCCGATCACCGACAAGGTGGCCAAGCTTGTCTCGACAGCACGCCAGCAGTCCGAAAACATACTCAAAGGCGCGGATGACCGTCTGCTGGTCGTGGTCGGCCCCTGTTCCATCCACGACACTGGAGCTGCCATCGAATATGCCACCAGACTGAAAGAAGCAGCCGCCCGCTACACCGATGACCTGCTCGTCGTAATGCGTGTCTACTTTGAAAAACCCCGCACTACGGTGGGATGGAAGGGCTTGATCAACGACCCCCACCTCGACGAATCATTTGATATCAATCGAGGTCTTCACATCGCCCGTGAGCTATTGATCGAGTTGGCTGAAATGGGCGTTCCCGCCGGCACCGAGTTTCTTGATACGATCTCTCCCCAGTACTACGCGGATCTCATCGCATGGGGAGCCATTGGTGCCCGTACCACGGAATCCCAGATTCACCGCGAGCTTGCGTCCGGGCTCTCGATGCCTGTTGGTTTTAAAAACGGCACCGGCGGCTCCAACCAAATCGCCTTCGATGCCATCCAGGCATCCGCCGGCCAGCACCACTTCCTTTCCGTTACCAAACAAGGGGTCACCGCTATCGTCGCCACCAAAGGGAACGACGCCTGTCACATCATCCTGCGCGGCTCATCCAAGGGGCCTAATTACGATGCCGAAAGCATTGCCGAGGTCGCAGGCCAACTCGAATCAGCCGGCCTCCCCGCCTCGGTGATGGTCGACTGCTCACACGGTAATTCCCTCAAGGACTACCGCAACCAACCGGTCGTAGCCCAGTCCCTATGCGAGCAAATCGCCGGGGGCAACAAGGCGATCACCGCTGTGATGGTGGAAAGCAATCTAGTCGAAGGCGGTCAGAAGCTACAGGGAAGCCGGGCCGATCTCACCTACGGCCAATCGGTTACCGATGAGTGTGTCGGCTGGCAGACAACCGAAGACATGCTTGAGGAATTTGCCAAGGCCATCCGTGCCAGGCGCAATGCGTCGTAAAGAGGTCATTACGTCAAAAAGTGAGTAAGCGGCGATGATCACCACTTACTCACGTAATCACGAACTGTGTTGATTACCTAGTCATCCTTCTTCGGATTGAAGCGACGGCTTGGACGGATCTCCATCCTGGAGAGTTTGCCGTCCTTGTTGTGATCAAGTTCAGCAAGGGCCTCGGCAGCGCCTTCGATTTCCTCAGCCGAGATTTCACCGTCCTCGTCGGCATCAAGTGCCTTCATCACCGGTGGAACATGTGGCCTGCGGCGTGACTTATCCCTATCGTCATCCTCAGGAGGTCCACCCTGGCCACCCCCGGGAGGGCGCTCGGGCTTCAACTCGTCTGCGCTGAGTTTGCCGTCATTGTTTTTATCAAGCCCTTTCAGAGCTTCTGAAGCCTCCTTCAATTCCTCGGCGGAGATCGACCCGTCCTCGTCCTTGTCGAGTGCCTCCATAACCGGGGGGACCGGTTTTTCATGATCAGCGCCAGGGCCACCGCCTCCGGGACCACCTCTGCCAGGACCACCGCCTCCAGGAGGCGGGCCTTGTGGTGGACGTCCTCCTCCGGGGCCTTGGGCAAAGGTCATCCCCACAGCCAGCGCACTGGCAAGCAAGGTCATTGTAGTTGTTTTTACGTTCAGTTTCATTGTTTTGTTTTTTGGGTTTATTGGTTTATGGGTTGGGGTTTGTCTTGATTGGGTCTGGTCTACGGTCCTTACTACACCCTACCACTGTTAAGCCATTATTACCTGATAAGCACCTTTATGTTAAGAGTGTGTAAAAAACGGGAGAGGCTCAATGGCCGCCCAGGGACGCCCCCTAGCCCTGCCCTCCTGCTTGAGTATCGCGGCAGGCCTTTCTAACACATTAATCACCTGCAACCATCCCACCACACCGATACACGGCAACCTGGATCAGCCAATGCCAAGCCAGGTTACTTATCATGTGTTAGAACTGCCAGGATCCTCATCGAGGATCGCCCGCTTACTCACCGATTTTGACATCCACCTTCAAGTCACCCAGAGCCCACTGGATACCTGATAGATAATGTTGAAGCACTTGCGGGTTGGAGAAAATATGGTGATTGTGCCCCAACGAACAATAAAACACACGCCCCTGCCCGTGAAACTTCAACCAACTGACACCATAGTCCTTATCGGATCTCTTACCGATACTCAAATTGGTCTTATCGGGGTCAAGACGAAGCAACATGTGTAATTTCCTGGGATCGTAAGGAGCTTTGAACTGATAGATCTCCTCCTTGAAATCAAGGTTCTTCCCTTCGAGGTGGGCACAACAGGCATGTTTCTCCTGCCCCTTTTCAACCATGACACTGACAGTTGTATCGGCTCCCCAGGGATGACCGTCAAAGTATCCCCCAATCATATCCCCATATTCCTCCCACTGATAAAATGTATCTGTGGCCGAGTGGATACCGACAAAACCTTTGCCGCTTTTAAGAAACTGCATGAAGCTCTTCTTAAGACGTAGTTCCCTCTCTGATGCCGCCGCCTTTTCTGCGGCACTCATCTTTTTCAACGCCCCCTTGGCCGGGCTGAAGACCTCCATGGTGGTGTTCAGGAAACAAATGGCATCGAACTGGTCGATTTTCCCAGGCTCGAAATTATCCAGATCATCACTTACCACAGCCGTGAACGCACCGGTCTTTTCCCCCATCACACGCATGGCGATCTGCCCGGTGGATATGGAACCATGCCTGTATCCGCGTGTCACACAAAACACTAACAGCTTACGCTCCTTGGCAGGCTTTACCGCCTTCAAGGCACTCACCGCCTGGGTGATCTCTGCGGTCCGGCTGTCGGGCTTCTGCGCCTGAGCCATCGCCATACCCATTACACCACAACCCACTATCAAGGGAATCAATCGTTGTCTAATCATGTGTCCATGCTGAACCCATCCTGAAAAAATGGCAACCAGGATTTGCTGGATTTGCTGACCCCCCATCAAAGGCATGCCGCCCTGTTTTCCCGGATACTAATGCACACAAGAAAGCTTTCTTGCCTCTTGACTATCCCCCTGCGGCCAGATCATCCTTGGTTCCGAAGGCATCAGCTGCATCGCCATCGCCGTAAAAAACACCCGACGCCCCCACATTTATGAAACCCCCCTTGCTCTTACTACTCGCCTTCGCCCAGTGCACAACGTCGCATGCATCGCCAAAACCCAACATTCTCTTTTTTCTTGCCGACGACCAGCGTAACGACGTGTTGGGATGTTATGGCAACCATCTGATCAAGACTCCCACCATAGACAGGCTGGCATCCGAAGGGATTCGCTTTGACAATGCGTTCTGCGAGGTTCCGATCTGTGCGGCGAGCCGAGCCTCTCTCTTCTCGGGACTCACGCAACGCAGCCACGGCTACAACTTCGGAGAGCTCCCCGTCCCAGCCAAGTACATTGCGACCAGCTATCCCGTGTTACTGAAAGCCGCTGGATACCGGAT
Coding sequences:
- a CDS encoding serine/threonine protein phosphatase; its protein translation is MRTLVIGDIHGSLSALKALGEYVDFAPDDTIVTLGDYIDRGPNSKGVLDYLIELRKSHQLITLKGNHEVMMVNARDSEQERYFWLLNGGEATLDSFRAANLKYIDPVYWDFIASCGRYYETGHHIIAHAGLEPETDLALQDDRNLYWRRILETEPHKSGKTLVCGHTPQKNGVPLVLDHAICIDTFACGGGWLTCLDLNTHQYWQANQKGETRKNTLD
- a CDS encoding 3-deoxy-7-phosphoheptulonate synthase; amino-acid sequence: MTEFQTDDLRISKIKPLISPAVLSHHLPITDKVAKLVSTARQQSENILKGADDRLLVVVGPCSIHDTGAAIEYATRLKEAAARYTDDLLVVMRVYFEKPRTTVGWKGLINDPHLDESFDINRGLHIARELLIELAEMGVPAGTEFLDTISPQYYADLIAWGAIGARTTESQIHRELASGLSMPVGFKNGTGGSNQIAFDAIQASAGQHHFLSVTKQGVTAIVATKGNDACHIILRGSSKGPNYDAESIAEVAGQLESAGLPASVMVDCSHGNSLKDYRNQPVVAQSLCEQIAGGNKAITAVMVESNLVEGGQKLQGSRADLTYGQSVTDECVGWQTTEDMLEEFAKAIRARRNAS
- a CDS encoding ThuA domain-containing protein — protein: MIRQRLIPLIVGCGVMGMAMAQAQKPDSRTAEITQAVSALKAVKPAKERKLLVFCVTRGYRHGSISTGQIAMRVMGEKTGAFTAVVSDDLDNFEPGKIDQFDAICFLNTTMEVFSPAKGALKKMSAAEKAAASERELRLKKSFMQFLKSGKGFVGIHSATDTFYQWEEYGDMIGGYFDGHPWGADTTVSVMVEKGQEKHACCAHLEGKNLDFKEEIYQFKAPYDPRKLHMLLRLDPDKTNLSIGKRSDKDYGVSWLKFHGQGRVFYCSLGHNHHIFSNPQVLQHYLSGIQWALGDLKVDVKIGE